gtgtatatatatatatatatatatatatatatatatatatatgtatatatatatatatatatatacagtgctttttttctaaaaaaaaaaaaaaggtgccgGAACTCACCtgtatttttcattatattttaaaaatgaggcagaaattagtaataaaaataatttttatatgtatagcTGTTTGTAGGCTCCCCCGTACATCATACCCATTAAGACGGGAACAAATATAAGAAACcgttttccaataaaagaagcttttttttaaataatgacagatgtttttttttggatagGTGGTGAGTGGGGGAAGGATCAGTCACTGTATATAAGatgcaaaatttacaaaactataaacttttataacaaatccCATAGTTTTTGCAAATTTTCGTTGGACATATTCTCTCGTCTCCTTTCCTTGCTCTTAGTGTCTACTGCTGAATGCCTTCCGCTAAGTAACTACAAATCAACGTACTTTGAAGGATCGAAGCTTGTTAGCGGTGGTCCCACTAATTTAATGAATAACAACGTTGAAACTGTTTTTGCCATTAATGAAGCCCTTGATGATGTGATGATCAGATTCATCTGTGAAAACCCTCGTTCGCATTCACTCGTTCGCATTCACTCGTTCGCATTCACTTGAGGAAATGGGAATAGTATGTAGAGCGTGTACCAAATGAACTAAATTTTCAGGATGTTTTTTCTGCCAGGTATTCACGGAATCCACGAATCATCTCTCTTTCATTTAACTGTAGTCTTAACGACAGATTTCTGATTTCAGTTTCTCCAAATGTCACTTGGTTGTTTATGTTATCAGGCCAATGATTTTGATCTAAGATGCGAGCCCACTGAGCTAATTCAACATCTTTGTCAGCAAGgaactttttttcaattgactcttttagttttatataaaaggcGTTAGGATTAATAGCTGAAttgtttttggaatttttattgTGAAGTAAAACTCCATGAAAACAGAGTTTCTGTGCTGAAACTAAAGCAAATTTGTAATAGGGACCACCATTATTTCTTCTTTCTTCGAATACTTGAATAAgagctttaattttttgatttgctttGTATAGATCAATATTGCGCTCTTGTAGGTCCAAACTCAATTCCGATAATTCTTGGAGAGCATCACACATTAATCCTAGATCCATTAAAAACTCTattgatgtaattttttttttaaacctgcaTAAGTGGATTTTTCGTTTTTGTCCCTTGTAGGATCAACCATCGCTTCCTCAAAATATTTCACAAGCGCTTCGTAATTTTCCCATACTGCAAAAACTGAACGGAAACTATATGACACCCAACGTGAATTTAAAATTCGACCAATTTTCAGCAGCTGAATATTAAGTAATTCTGCGCATGAACGTAACTCTCTGCTATTTTTTAGGGGAAGCATGATACACGACGTAAAGCTTATCAAGAAATGATTTGAATCAGTTAATACTTGAGATCTCCCTAATAGTATCGCCTACTGATAGTTGCAGTCTATGATTTGCACAATGCCAAACTATAACAAAAGGAAACTTTTCagtgattaatttaaaaatgcaacttTTGCATCCTAACATCACTGCTGCACCATTACATGCTACagaaactaaataatttttcaaatattcatcTTTCATCCCATAAGAATGAAGACATTCAAGTAAAGCAACAAATAGTCCTTTAGCCGTAACACTTTCAAGCTCCactaaatccaaaaataaattgattggtAAATTCATTCCGCTGCCTTTTACACAGCACCGAATGTACACTATCAGTGTTGATTTTTGGCTTATAGTGGTTGATTCATCAATAATTATCGAAATCTTACTCTTTGACTTTATGACttctgcattaatttttttcctcattTCGTTACCTATATGATTGACAATATTAATGCATGCGTTTGTAGAATGAAGAATACGACCCATTTCAACTCCATTAATTTCTTGAAGATCAATTtccatttcaaaattattaaaagactGATTTCCTTTAGCAACTTTATATATGCAGTTCGAAAAATGTTTGCTGTTACAATTTTCTCACGcgttaaagattttaaaatattgtttgacAGAGTCTCTTTTTTAGCTTCTTCTACCATCTTTAATGCAGCTTGATGTCCTACAGATTCTTTGTGATCAAATATTTTCTTACGTAACGAACTTAACTGTTGCTTTCTATTTTCACCATAATAAGAAACTTCATTATTAAACCATTCTTTAGATATTTTCATTCCCATCTTAGCTTCTACGCCAAGTGTTTTCACTTTTTGGCTGGTAGTGCAACCGAGCTTTTTTTGTCGAAAAACAAAGCCACTCGTTTTTGGAACAAAACTCTGTTTTTCGCTCTAAAGTCCAGCAACTTGGCCAGCTATAATTGGTGTCATTGTCTGCAGAAGGTAAATCTGACGTTGTAATTTTGATTTCTTCTGtttcttttgcatttaatttgatttttttctgaacaGGGCAATCCACCGAGAAGAAACtggtaatttttttcataattagtttTGCGTTATTTTGttcaattgatatttttatatcagtatttaaatataaaaattaggttATAGCTTTGAATTTAAAACGGTAATAACAGGAAATTCATTAACGATACAATAAAAGTTACTGTTCCAAATACtgttgtaaagtttttgttttaaaaatagatctTTTTTAAGTTGCGTGAGGTGTTGTGAGATTAATATTCGGACAAACACTGCACAGAAACAATAGAATTTCTTAAAAGATTTGTTATAAACGCGAATGGTTGTGAGATTAATAATTGTTAATCTCACAACCATACGCATTTTCAAGAAATTGTATGTTTTTCCGATTATAATCGGAAAAACAATGAACTTGGCGTCATAAAAACGAACGCTATTaagaaaagatgaaaataaattaaattcttctTGAGCAAATTTTGAAACGCAGCGCTGTAATGTTTTCAAATCTGCAAagaatgtttaatatttaaatatgaactattttcattatataataatacgaggaaaaaaatgtttatataaagcaaacaaattatatatatcaaaaaaaaggtGCCTGAACGCCGTTCCGGTGCGTTCCAGGAGAAAAaaaagcactgtatatatatatatatatatatatatatatatatatatatatatatatatatatatatatatatatatatatatatatatacatatatatatttatatatatatatatatttatatatatatatatatatatttatatatatatgtatatgtgtatatatatatatgtatgtatatatatatatatatatatatatatatatattatatatatatatatatatgcatatatatacttatatatatatatatatatatatgtatatacatatacatatatataaaagagaaaaaaaaatttattttatatatatataataaaaaagagcaattaaGATATCCCTTTCGAagaatgaatttaataaaattttaagttagttgtttatatatatatatatgtatgtatatatatatatatatatatatatatatatatatatatatatatatatatatatatatatatatatatatgtgtgtgtgtgtgtatatatacatatatatatatatatatatatatatatatatatatatatatatatatatatatatatatatatatatatatatatataactacaaaattgataataaacaatataatggAAAAAGGTATGCcaagcaaaaaaaacaataattgaatttttgaaatttgaaaaaagatttatttcttttaaataaatatataaatgataaaaaagcactagaggcctttcaCTATTTTCATCAGTTGTGGTATGTTTAATGctttatccaattttttttatataactgtaGAAAGTTagataatagaaaaatatttccagTTGCAGAACAGGAAATTCTACAGACCAATTTGACACTCGTGTATTTGAATGCCAGAGATTGCACAACAAAACTATAGAACCTTTTTTTCCTACTCTTTGTTTTCCTtgaattaaaaagtgaaaaatatttgttgtcatatgaaagtcatttacataaacaaaaacataacacATTTAATTGAgacttccttttttaaaaaaatgttacaatggTAACTCATAGTTACAATAtagcaatttaatttttctattatctaactttgtatatatatatgtatatatatatatatacatattagggtgtccctaaaaacaatttttttgaaaaaaatctgctCCCACCCtttaaatgtgttctatataatacaaaaacactaggtttaaaattttgttgaataaaaaatatttttagaggtcCCCCAAAACCCTTTAATATTTaccgggtccctaatatttaaaaaaaaaaagtttctcgaaaataggtcaacctggtactcaaatgaagcgaaattatataaaaatttcaaaaataacattcattttaaaataatatagttattttaggttttactacgtaaaaatcttgttttttagcaaaaaatgaaataagtgAATTTTTCATGATAATTGtgataaataagtttaaacttcaaatttattttttaaaatgaatattatttttgaaatttttatataattgcgcttcatttgagtaccaggttgacctatttttgaaaaactttttttttgaaaatattagggacccgttaAATATTAAAGGGTCTTGGGGGACCtctataaatatgtttttttcaaaaaaaatttaaacctagtgttttcgtattatatagaacacatttaagGGGTGGGagcagatttttttcaaaaaagttgtttttagggACAccctaatacatatatatacatatatatatatatatatatatatatatatatatatatatatatatatatatatatatatatatatatatatatatatatatatatatatatatatatatatatatacatatatatatgtatatatatatatatatatatatatatatgtgtatatatatatatttatatatatatatatatatatatatatatatatatatatatatatatatatatgtatatatttatatgtatatatatatgtatatatatatatgtatatatatgtgtatatatatatatatatatatatatatatatatatatatatatatatatatatatatatatatatatatatatatatgtatatatatatatatatatatatatatatatatatatatatatatatatatgtatatatatatatatatatatacacataaacaactaacttaaaattttattaaattcattctTCGAAAGGGAAATCTTAATTgctctttttttcttgctgaacTGACTAGGTAGCTATTTTGAGTATTGtggagtattaaaaaaataagtttataaagaaaaagaaacctatatagttaaaataacttccaagataattattaaaagaaaaaatattacttacattaatctttgtaaaacttaaagatttattattgacttcatatattttctttaacttttttttttggaagagcaaaattttaaatcacaGGCTTTCAAATCTTGAAGGAGCTGATTGAATTAAAGAAGctgttacttataaaaattcatcaagtattgtataaaaattaactcaaaaaatagTTACATACATAATAGATTAAATAGtacataaatagtttatttaattataaaataaactatttaaattaaccattacataaaataGACTATAGCCAAATTTATTGTTCtattcttttgaaaatgaaggcaaaaataaaaataaagtttagggttaaatacatttcatcaaataaaatttcttttatttaaaacgcaattaaattcaaaaacttcaaacacatcaattataaatttctaaatacatataaatgcaatgtgagtttttgaaatacaaaaatgtagcataatattactaaatacaaacatgtatttgaccaatgcatatataaataaatttatatgttgataaataaatttttaattaataagtagaataaaatttatagaaaagtaaattaaggagagcagtcaaattttaacttttttttaaggttatttaaggacttttaagaaggattttttttccaaggatatttaaggtttttaaggaggaTTGAGAATCCTGAAAATATATGTCGATAAATAAATGACTACATATTGAAACTTTCTCAGCAAATATTGTTGTCATGGATTTGCAGTGGATctatataggcattttgagCAGTTAAATAGAGTTTAACTCATCGTTTACTTAGTAAATATCGTAAGTGCCTAGAAGATAACTAACAAGTGATATAGTGGTTATTCATGTTATCCACTTATGGctgctgccactaatggtccatTAAGTATATGATGACCAAAACTGCAACCACCTAAAATGCCTATATGGGTCCACTGAAATTcctctttaaatttttgctgtgttatatatttttttacataatattaaaactaaaaaccataaattatcaaaaattcattcatatagaaaaaaatattaactcaCTTCcatctttaaatacatttttctcATTCTTTACTAAAGTTGAAtaagtaactaaaaaataattttatcaaataataagtataaatattgattttaattacaattatttttttgaaatttttaaagaacgataagtaaaatagaaaaattaattacatctaTCTTCTAAAGGATTATTTAAAGCAGACTTTGACACGTCTGGTAcaactaaagtttttattcttttgtgtgatttttttttggaatagaTTCAAATTTCAAAAGAGTAGGATAAGTCACTAACAAatgagtttaatttaaaaaattaagccagTCGTAACAGTTGATTTATATAAGAGATAGGTGGGCAGAATATTTCCTTAATAAACACAATTACTTCGTTAAACACCTTATTAAACACAATTACTAACATAAGTTCCATAAACGGAACACATTTCACAAAAGTTGTAACCATTatgagattttaaaaacaatcaagCTGGAACATCGAACAAAAAAAAGACTtgacagttaaatttttttttttttttttttttgtatagaaaaccattttgtattattgtcttaactcaaagaaaaaaataggtATTTAGTTACTGAATAAggcttattttcattaaaataaatgccagcaatacaaatattaaaataatcaaagcaAGCTAGTATTGGTCACAATTTA
The nucleotide sequence above comes from Hydra vulgaris chromosome 09, alternate assembly HydraT2T_AEP. Encoded proteins:
- the LOC136085395 gene encoding E3 SUMO-protein ligase KIAA1586-like, yielding MGMKISKEWFNNEVSYYGENRKQQLSSLRKKIFDHKESVGHQAALKMVEEAKKETLSNNILKSLTLAKGNQSFNNFEMEIDLQEINGVEMGRILHSTNACINIVNHIGNEMRKKINAEVIKSKSKISIIIDESTTISQKSTLIVYIRCCVKGSGMNLPINLFLDLVELESVTAKGLFVALLECLHSYGMKDEYLKNYLVSVACNGAAVMLGCKSCIFKLITEKFPFVIVWHCANHRLQLSVGDTIREISSIN